One Paenibacillus crassostreae DNA segment encodes these proteins:
- a CDS encoding phosphotransferase family protein, producing the protein MYKLFKSVTDDQIRAVMMDTYGPETEVKQISHMKGGAFNTTYYVECTSPVQKLILRIAPGNKEHLLSFEKNIMAVEPYTYELMAQAGIPCTEVVRYDGSGSIIDRPYMLISFIESIQLNDPSITSEEYKELQVELGKYLRQMHDISADTFGFPQADGSVKGSTSWGKVLIDFSREIAALCREYNLLELTVIDRFQDYFVTHSTLFDEITVPSLVHNDLWDPNVLVQRDLAGIPYIAAIIDADKVMFADREFDAILFKNDPQIMKGYGSELDNNSKAITRREAYEMLWMFAFLYIHEIQVEMHEDAAYFKEKAMESFHSLI; encoded by the coding sequence ATGTATAAATTATTTAAGAGTGTAACTGATGATCAAATTCGTGCCGTCATGATGGATACCTATGGTCCTGAGACAGAAGTGAAGCAGATTTCTCACATGAAAGGTGGAGCATTTAATACAACATATTATGTGGAATGTACTTCACCAGTTCAGAAGCTTATTCTCCGTATAGCTCCAGGAAATAAGGAGCATCTGCTTTCTTTTGAAAAGAATATCATGGCTGTTGAGCCTTACACTTATGAGTTGATGGCTCAAGCTGGAATTCCTTGTACAGAGGTTGTGCGTTATGATGGTTCTGGGTCGATTATTGACCGCCCATATATGTTAATATCATTCATTGAAAGTATTCAATTGAACGATCCCTCTATTACGTCTGAAGAGTATAAGGAATTGCAGGTGGAACTCGGAAAATATTTACGTCAGATGCATGATATATCTGCGGATACTTTTGGATTTCCTCAAGCTGATGGCTCTGTGAAGGGGTCAACTTCATGGGGTAAAGTATTGATTGATTTCTCTAGAGAAATTGCAGCGCTCTGCCGTGAGTATAACTTACTAGAATTAACAGTAATTGATAGGTTTCAAGACTATTTCGTAACGCATTCTACGTTATTTGATGAAATAACTGTTCCATCGCTTGTCCACAATGATTTATGGGATCCGAATGTATTGGTACAAAGAGATCTTGCAGGTATTCCTTATATTGCAGCTATTATCGATGCAGATAAGGTGATGTTCGCTGACCGAGAGTTTGATGCCATCTTATTTAAGAATGACCCGCAGATCATGAAAGGTTACGGTAGCGAACTAGACAATAATTCGAAAGCGATTACACGAAGAGAAGCATATGAGATGTTATGGATGTTTGCTTTTCTATATATTCATGAGATCCAAGTTGAAATGCATGAAGATGCAGCTTATTTCAAAGAGAAGGCAATGGAGTCATTTCATTCGTTAATCTAA
- the hxlA gene encoding 3-hexulose-6-phosphate synthase, which yields MKLQLALDLVDIPGAIEVVKQVESFVDIVEIGTPIVINEGLHAVKALKEAFPNMTVLADLKIMDAGGYEVMKAVEAGADIVTILGVAEDASIKGAVEEAKKHGKQILVDMIAVKNLAVRAAEVDALGVDYICVHTGYDLQAEGQNSFEDLRTIKAVVKNAKVAVAGGIKLSTLPEVIAVNPDLVIVGGGITGETNMSSAASEMKRLITQG from the coding sequence ATGAAATTACAATTAGCGTTAGACCTTGTCGATATTCCAGGAGCTATTGAAGTTGTGAAACAAGTCGAGTCTTTTGTTGATATTGTTGAAATTGGTACACCGATCGTTATTAATGAAGGATTACACGCGGTAAAAGCTCTTAAAGAAGCCTTTCCTAATATGACAGTACTTGCAGACTTAAAAATTATGGATGCAGGTGGATATGAAGTTATGAAAGCAGTTGAGGCTGGTGCAGATATCGTCACAATTCTTGGAGTAGCAGAGGATGCTAGTATTAAGGGTGCAGTTGAGGAAGCCAAAAAACATGGTAAGCAAATATTGGTCGATATGATTGCCGTGAAGAATCTAGCTGTGCGTGCAGCAGAGGTTGATGCTTTAGGCGTCGATTACATTTGCGTTCATACGGGCTATGATCTTCAAGCAGAAGGACAAAATTCCTTTGAAGATCTCCGGACGATCAAAGCGGTTGTAAAAAATGCAAAAGTAGCTGTTGCGGGTGGTATTAAACTCAGCACTTTACCGGAAGTTATTGCAGTTAATCCAGATCTTGTTATTGTTGGCGGGGGTATTACAGGGGAAACCAATATGAGTTCAGCTGCTTCTGAGATGAAGCGACTAATTACCCAAGGTTAA
- a CDS encoding glycoside hydrolase family 3 C-terminal domain-containing protein: protein MEQTFKEFAFWNHSLPLEERIQDLISHLTIEEKISLIPTRQAAVDRLGVPAYCVGGEAAHGVAWKGEATVFPQPIGLACTWNPELMKQIGSAVGDEARVFYQNDPTHHGLTLWAPTVDMERDPRWGRTEEAYGEDPHLTGKLTSSLIQGMQGDHPFYLKMVATLKHFFANNNEVDRLTFSSSIDPRNMHEYYLKAFEMPFVEGGAYSMMTAYNSINGTPAIESPYVNQFVKGEWKMPGFIVCDGGDLSQTVEYHKYHKTHAESVAGALKAGVDCLTDEQDLVIDATREALDRGLIDEQDLNHAIRNIFHVRFKLGQFDPSENNPYAAIPSSALMSPEHSKLSHKAAQESIVLLRNEGGLLPLSLKNTESVAVIGPLGDIVYTDWYSGTLPYSVTPFAGISKKLEGSGRHVSYHSGDDVIKLKTVGSGWYVVAGKETTAPLMPQPDGGNDKRALFKHTDWGYGSHTLQSIANGLYVTANDELTLHASAERVWGWFVKEVMDISSQDDEYVSMKTWNGHPIRLSTDEYGATVLRGSEDKESLHDTNFTKEVVSDGLAEAIKAARENEVAVVFVGNSPFVNGKEEVDRPGIELPPAQVELIKEVCKVNPRTVVVIVGSYPYALGEIAEIAPAIIYSSHGGQELGNAIADVLFGDYSPAGRLNMTWYQNEAQLTDFLDYDIIKTNRTYMYFDGKPLYPFGYGLTYSEFNYNNMIVAKSSYHDSETIQLEMEVTNTGDMVSDEVVQLYVKALQSRVKTPIKQLKAFRRINLEPGQKKKVSFQILVSELAIWDVTRDRFCVESGGYQLLVGSSSEDIRLDTTVQVTGEAIPHRDLTGMTYAENYDDYQDVILDECLEGRTGVRAVNDQGWVVYHDVEFKKTVDSLEMRVSGGIAGGKVELRLGSPEGTQVGHCTILPSHRGEWSTVTCDVEEGLEGIHSIYLVLQGSVSISHFTLSS from the coding sequence ATGGAACAAACATTTAAAGAATTCGCATTCTGGAATCATAGTTTGCCTTTGGAAGAACGCATTCAGGATCTCATCTCACATCTTACGATAGAGGAGAAAATCAGCTTAATTCCGACGAGACAGGCAGCAGTTGATCGATTGGGTGTCCCTGCTTATTGTGTTGGTGGAGAGGCTGCTCACGGTGTAGCTTGGAAAGGGGAAGCAACCGTGTTCCCACAGCCTATAGGGCTAGCATGTACTTGGAATCCAGAATTGATGAAGCAGATCGGTTCTGCTGTTGGTGATGAAGCTAGAGTCTTCTATCAGAATGATCCTACGCATCATGGCTTAACCTTATGGGCTCCCACAGTAGATATGGAGAGAGATCCACGTTGGGGACGAACAGAAGAGGCATACGGAGAAGATCCGCATCTGACAGGTAAATTAACCTCATCATTAATCCAAGGTATGCAAGGAGATCATCCGTTCTATCTTAAAATGGTCGCGACCTTGAAGCATTTTTTTGCTAATAATAATGAGGTAGATCGTTTAACTTTCTCATCTAGCATTGATCCACGGAACATGCATGAATATTATTTGAAAGCATTTGAAATGCCTTTTGTTGAAGGTGGGGCTTATTCTATGATGACTGCCTACAATTCAATTAATGGAACGCCAGCTATTGAGAGCCCTTATGTTAACCAGTTCGTTAAGGGTGAATGGAAAATGCCAGGATTCATTGTATGTGATGGTGGGGATTTGTCTCAGACGGTCGAGTACCATAAGTATCATAAGACCCATGCAGAGTCCGTAGCAGGAGCCCTGAAAGCAGGAGTAGACTGTCTGACAGATGAACAGGACTTAGTCATAGATGCGACGAGAGAAGCTCTTGATCGTGGTTTAATTGATGAACAAGATTTAAATCATGCGATCCGTAATATTTTTCATGTGCGGTTTAAACTTGGACAATTTGATCCTTCAGAGAATAACCCATACGCAGCGATTCCAAGTTCAGCATTGATGTCACCAGAGCATAGTAAACTGTCGCACAAGGCCGCGCAGGAATCGATAGTTCTATTGAGGAATGAGGGAGGATTATTACCCTTATCTCTAAAAAATACGGAGAGTGTTGCAGTCATTGGTCCTCTTGGGGATATTGTATATACAGATTGGTATAGTGGGACACTTCCATACTCGGTTACACCATTTGCGGGGATTTCCAAGAAATTAGAGGGTTCTGGTCGACACGTTAGCTATCATAGTGGTGATGATGTGATCAAGCTCAAGACAGTAGGAAGCGGTTGGTATGTCGTTGCCGGTAAAGAAACTACAGCACCTCTAATGCCTCAACCAGATGGTGGGAATGACAAGCGTGCATTATTTAAGCATACCGACTGGGGGTATGGTAGTCACACCTTACAATCCATTGCTAACGGATTATATGTCACGGCTAATGATGAGTTGACCCTTCATGCTTCAGCTGAACGAGTATGGGGTTGGTTCGTGAAAGAAGTGATGGATATCTCTTCACAAGATGATGAGTATGTAAGTATGAAGACGTGGAATGGACATCCGATTAGACTTTCAACAGATGAATATGGAGCAACTGTACTACGTGGTAGTGAAGATAAGGAATCATTACATGATACAAACTTCACGAAGGAAGTGGTATCCGATGGTCTTGCAGAAGCCATTAAAGCGGCACGTGAGAATGAGGTAGCCGTAGTATTTGTTGGAAATAGCCCTTTTGTGAATGGAAAAGAGGAAGTGGATCGTCCTGGGATTGAGTTACCTCCAGCCCAAGTTGAGTTAATTAAAGAAGTCTGCAAAGTTAATCCTCGTACTGTAGTTGTTATTGTAGGAAGTTATCCTTATGCTCTAGGAGAGATAGCTGAGATAGCACCAGCGATTATATATTCATCTCATGGAGGACAAGAGCTAGGAAATGCTATTGCAGATGTTCTATTCGGTGATTATAGCCCTGCTGGACGCTTAAATATGACCTGGTACCAAAATGAAGCACAACTAACTGACTTCTTAGATTACGATATCATTAAAACAAATCGTACCTATATGTATTTCGATGGTAAACCGCTCTATCCATTTGGTTATGGGCTGACGTATAGCGAGTTCAACTATAATAATATGATAGTAGCCAAGTCCTCTTACCATGACTCTGAGACAATCCAACTCGAGATGGAAGTAACGAATACGGGAGACATGGTCAGTGATGAAGTAGTACAATTATATGTTAAGGCCCTTCAATCTCGAGTGAAGACCCCTATCAAGCAATTGAAAGCATTTAGACGAATTAATCTTGAACCAGGTCAAAAAAAGAAAGTAAGCTTCCAAATTCTAGTATCTGAACTAGCGATTTGGGATGTAACAAGGGACCGTTTCTGCGTGGAGTCGGGCGGATATCAATTGTTAGTAGGAAGTTCTTCGGAAGATATTCGTTTGGACACTACTGTTCAAGTTACTGGAGAGGCCATTCCACATCGTGATTTGACGGGGATGACTTATGCTGAGAACTATGATGATTATCAAGATGTTATCTTAGATGAATGTTTGGAAGGTCGCACGGGAGTAAGAGCAGTGAACGATCAAGGATGGGTTGTTTATCACGATGTTGAATTTAAGAAGACTGTAGATTCCCTTGAAATGCGTGTATCAGGAGGAATAGCAGGTGGGAAAGTGGAGTTACGATTGGGGAGCCCTGAGGGAACGCAAGTAGGTCATTGTACGATCTTACCTAGTCATCGTGGTGAATGGTCAACGGTTACCTGTGATGTGGAGGAGGGTTTAGAGGGGATTCACTCTATATATCTAGTCTTACAGGGAAGTGTGAGTATTAGTCATTTTACCTTATCATCGTAA
- a CDS encoding nitrous oxide-stimulated promoter family protein: MSETSADQTRTKPQGNNGPRILREKATVAIMIQMYCMGQGHIRNESVEMGPGELCADCKDLFQYSHLRLALCKFGEGKTTCEKCPVHCYKPDRRQQIKAVMKYAGPRMLWSHPLVALRHALDGFTK, encoded by the coding sequence ATGTCAGAAACATCGGCTGATCAGACGCGAACGAAGCCCCAAGGGAATAATGGTCCACGTATTCTTCGAGAGAAAGCTACTGTGGCTATTATGATTCAAATGTATTGTATGGGACAAGGGCATATTCGGAATGAGAGTGTTGAGATGGGACCAGGTGAATTGTGCGCTGATTGTAAAGATCTTTTTCAATACTCCCACTTGCGACTGGCCCTTTGTAAATTTGGTGAGGGTAAAACGACATGTGAGAAATGTCCAGTTCATTGTTATAAGCCAGACCGACGCCAACAAATTAAAGCCGTGATGAAATATGCTGGACCACGCATGTTATGGAGCCATCCACTAGTAGCACTACGGCATGCTTTAGATGGGTTTACTAAGTGA
- the hxlB gene encoding 6-phospho-3-hexuloisomerase → MQTKRYVVTVLDELNNSADQLVDQQLELLVEQIGEAKRIFVAGVGRSGLMMRAFAMRLMHLGKDVYVVGETVTRSLAKGDLLIIGSGSGETKSLIPMAEKAQSLEACVAVMTLSPVSTVSKLSNIIVTMPGASKDQLHHEAVTIQPMGSLFEQMLLLICDAVVLRLMEIQSLNGQAMYGNHANLE, encoded by the coding sequence ATGCAAACGAAACGATACGTTGTTACGGTATTGGACGAGTTGAATAACTCTGCTGATCAACTCGTAGATCAGCAGTTGGAGCTACTTGTTGAGCAAATAGGTGAAGCAAAGAGAATATTCGTAGCCGGGGTAGGACGCTCTGGACTTATGATGCGTGCCTTTGCGATGCGACTGATGCACCTTGGCAAAGATGTATACGTTGTCGGAGAGACTGTTACGAGGAGCCTTGCTAAGGGAGATCTTCTTATTATTGGATCAGGTTCAGGTGAGACGAAGTCACTTATTCCAATGGCAGAGAAGGCACAAAGCTTGGAGGCGTGTGTGGCCGTGATGACTTTATCTCCTGTATCTACGGTAAGCAAGCTTTCTAATATTATCGTTACAATGCCTGGTGCGTCTAAGGATCAGTTGCACCATGAGGCAGTCACGATTCAACCCATGGGATCACTTTTTGAGCAGATGCTATTACTCATATGCGATGCGGTTGTTTTACGCCTGATGGAGATACAGTCTTTGAATGGTCAGGCTATGTACGGAAATCACGCTAACTTAGAATAA
- a CDS encoding winged helix-turn-helix transcriptional regulator: MEGALELGDKHFKETVELTLKVIGGKWKPVILCHLTEGTHRFGELKREMPITQKMLTQQLRELEDDEIIIRKAYSQVPPKVEYSLTEYGQTVKELLNTLSSWGEKHQERLEH, from the coding sequence ATGGAAGGGGCATTGGAATTGGGAGACAAGCATTTTAAAGAAACAGTTGAGCTAACTTTGAAAGTTATAGGGGGAAAGTGGAAGCCGGTTATACTTTGTCACTTGACAGAGGGGACGCATCGATTTGGTGAGTTGAAGCGGGAGATGCCTATTACGCAAAAAATGTTAACACAACAATTAAGGGAGCTAGAAGATGACGAGATCATCATTCGTAAAGCGTATTCACAAGTACCTCCAAAAGTAGAGTATTCTTTAACGGAGTATGGGCAAACGGTCAAGGAGTTGCTTAATACCCTATCGAGCTGGGGTGAGAAGCATCAGGAAAGGCTTGAACACTAA
- the yicI gene encoding alpha-xylosidase: MKFTDGYWQIREGYEVQNPADIRDITLNGDSMTVYAATKKIETKGDTLNGTLLKATYSSPMPDVIRVQLNHHKGKVKKNPEFELYTEQTDVQIAIDEEVAELTSGSLSVKVNRKEGWNIDFNFAGKRMTGSGWRAPAYIKDPNKTAFYREQLDLGVGEYIYGLGERFTPFVKNGQIVDMWNEDGGTSSEQSYKNIPFYLSNKGYGVFVNHPERVSYEIASENVSRVQFSVEGESLEYFIIGGGTPKEVLNNYTKLTGKPALPPAWTFGLWLTTSFTTDYDETTVNHFIDGMAERDIPLSVFHFDCFWMKEYQWCDFEWDKDMFPDPEGMLRRLKDKGLKICAWINPYIAEKSHLFDEGMEHGYLVKTADGSVWQWDKWQAGMALVDFTNPAAVKWYKDKLKTLVGQGVDSFKTDFGERIPTDVVYYDGSDPVKMHNYYTFLYNKAVFEVLEETVGKGEAALFARSATVGGQQFPVHWGGDCSASYESMAETVRGGLSLGLSGFGFWSHDISGFEMTAAPDVYKRWVQFGLLSSHSRLHGSTSYRVPWLFGDEAVDVVREFTKLKCRLMPYLFNSAVESTVKGLPMMRAMMLEYPEDPTCAPLDTQYMFGDSILVAPIFNKEGDVKYYLPEGTWTNYLTGTVLEGNRWYSENHDFMTLPMMVKSNTILAVGQQDNKTDYDFADGVSLHVFQLADGATAHAEVVNLQAVKELDVTATRSGSVIEVSTSGVGKAWSVVLRGINEVASVDGGKSEAGVDGVVITPAAGATSVKITLA; the protein is encoded by the coding sequence ATGAAATTTACAGATGGTTATTGGCAAATTCGCGAAGGATATGAAGTTCAGAATCCCGCAGATATTCGTGACATTACACTAAACGGTGATTCAATGACCGTATATGCAGCAACGAAAAAGATTGAAACAAAAGGTGACACACTGAATGGTACATTGTTGAAAGCTACTTATAGCTCTCCAATGCCAGATGTTATTCGTGTTCAACTTAATCATCATAAAGGTAAAGTAAAGAAAAACCCTGAGTTTGAATTGTATACTGAACAAACCGATGTTCAAATCGCGATTGACGAAGAAGTGGCCGAACTTACAAGCGGAAGTTTAAGCGTTAAAGTGAACAGAAAAGAAGGATGGAATATCGATTTCAACTTCGCAGGCAAACGTATGACAGGTAGTGGTTGGAGAGCACCAGCTTACATTAAAGATCCTAACAAGACAGCTTTTTACCGGGAACAACTTGATCTAGGTGTTGGTGAATATATTTACGGTCTTGGAGAACGCTTCACACCGTTTGTGAAGAATGGTCAAATCGTGGATATGTGGAATGAAGATGGGGGTACAAGCTCCGAACAATCCTACAAGAACATTCCTTTCTATCTTTCGAATAAAGGTTATGGAGTGTTCGTTAACCATCCTGAGAGAGTATCTTACGAGATCGCTTCTGAGAATGTATCACGCGTACAGTTCAGTGTTGAAGGTGAGTCACTTGAATACTTCATCATTGGTGGTGGTACTCCAAAAGAAGTATTAAATAATTATACAAAACTAACAGGTAAACCAGCACTTCCACCAGCATGGACATTTGGTCTATGGCTTACAACATCATTCACAACAGATTATGATGAAACTACGGTTAATCATTTCATCGATGGTATGGCAGAACGCGATATTCCGTTGTCTGTATTCCACTTTGACTGTTTCTGGATGAAAGAATACCAATGGTGTGATTTCGAGTGGGATAAAGATATGTTCCCTGATCCAGAAGGTATGCTAAGACGCTTGAAAGATAAAGGTCTTAAAATTTGTGCATGGATTAACCCTTATATTGCTGAGAAATCTCACTTGTTTGATGAAGGTATGGAACATGGATATTTGGTTAAGACAGCTGACGGTAGCGTATGGCAATGGGATAAATGGCAAGCAGGTATGGCGCTTGTTGATTTCACCAATCCAGCTGCAGTTAAGTGGTATAAAGACAAGTTGAAGACACTAGTTGGCCAAGGAGTAGATAGCTTTAAAACAGACTTTGGCGAAAGAATTCCAACAGATGTAGTCTACTATGATGGATCTGATCCAGTTAAAATGCACAACTACTATACGTTCCTATACAACAAAGCTGTATTTGAAGTGTTGGAAGAAACCGTTGGTAAAGGGGAAGCTGCACTGTTCGCACGTTCTGCAACAGTTGGTGGACAACAATTCCCAGTACACTGGGGAGGAGATTGTTCCGCAAGTTATGAATCCATGGCAGAAACCGTTCGTGGCGGATTATCACTAGGTCTATCTGGTTTCGGATTCTGGAGTCACGATATTAGTGGTTTCGAAATGACAGCTGCACCAGACGTATACAAACGTTGGGTACAATTCGGTCTATTGTCTTCCCACAGCCGTCTACACGGAAGTACTTCGTACCGGGTACCTTGGTTGTTCGGAGATGAAGCAGTTGATGTCGTTCGTGAATTCACGAAGTTGAAATGCAGATTGATGCCTTACCTATTTAATTCTGCAGTAGAGTCTACTGTGAAGGGCCTTCCGATGATGAGAGCGATGATGCTAGAATATCCAGAAGATCCAACATGTGCTCCATTAGATACACAATACATGTTCGGTGATTCTATCCTAGTTGCCCCAATCTTCAATAAAGAAGGCGATGTGAAGTATTACCTTCCTGAAGGTACTTGGACGAACTATCTTACAGGAACGGTTCTTGAAGGTAATCGTTGGTACAGTGAGAACCATGACTTCATGACATTACCAATGATGGTTAAATCCAATACGATCCTTGCCGTGGGTCAACAAGATAACAAAACAGATTATGATTTCGCTGATGGCGTTAGCTTGCATGTGTTCCAATTGGCTGATGGTGCAACTGCACATGCTGAAGTTGTTAACTTGCAAGCGGTGAAAGAACTTGATGTTACAGCTACACGTTCTGGTTCCGTTATTGAAGTATCAACAAGTGGCGTAGGTAAAGCTTGGTCCGTTGTACTTAGAGGAATTAACGAAGTGGCTTCTGTTGATGGCGGTAAGTCAGAAGCAGGTGTTGATGGTGTCGTAATTACACCAGCAGCAGGTGCAACTTCTGTGAAAATCACTTTAGCTTAA
- a CDS encoding AraC family transcriptional regulator — protein sequence MNRDLLKENRVHGNPMYPVSIYPNVEQLNGQSILDCHWHDEMEFIVVRQGSATFQINMSYYEVNAGEAIFVNSGELHAGYVERDHGVPCIFSAVVFSPDLLLSHAFDIVQEKFIDPLLKKQLLPPPHIKRTESWEIDILHYLDIILTENENKAPTCELTTKAHLYLILANMANHMQQSTRSNPNPIGSHEKVERIKIVLNYIHDHYPESLKLKDLASEINMSEGHFCRFFKQMVQKTPIDYMNNYRIQKACKLLENSDKKIVDIAMDVGFDNLSYFITVFKNHKNCTPSAYKKQFYEGLNIQAEGTDILTIHRM from the coding sequence ATGAATCGTGACTTATTAAAAGAAAATCGGGTGCATGGTAACCCTATGTACCCTGTTAGCATCTACCCTAATGTGGAACAATTAAATGGCCAAAGTATCTTAGATTGCCACTGGCATGATGAAATGGAGTTCATTGTTGTAAGACAAGGTAGCGCAACGTTCCAAATAAACATGTCCTATTACGAAGTAAATGCAGGTGAAGCCATTTTTGTAAACAGCGGTGAACTTCATGCAGGATATGTAGAAAGGGACCACGGGGTCCCCTGTATTTTCTCAGCAGTTGTATTCAGCCCTGACTTACTCCTTAGCCACGCCTTTGATATTGTGCAGGAGAAATTCATCGATCCATTACTTAAGAAGCAATTACTTCCTCCTCCTCATATCAAAAGAACAGAGTCATGGGAAATTGACATTCTACATTACCTCGACATCATTCTTACAGAGAACGAAAACAAAGCACCAACATGTGAGCTTACGACCAAAGCGCATCTTTATTTAATATTGGCTAATATGGCCAATCACATGCAACAATCAACGAGAAGTAACCCGAATCCGATTGGAAGTCATGAGAAGGTTGAACGAATCAAGATCGTACTGAACTACATTCATGATCATTATCCTGAATCCCTTAAGCTAAAAGACCTTGCTTCAGAAATTAATATGAGCGAAGGTCACTTCTGTCGTTTCTTTAAACAAATGGTACAGAAAACCCCGATTGATTATATGAACAATTACCGTATACAGAAAGCCTGTAAACTACTTGAGAACAGTGACAAGAAAATCGTAGATATCGCCATGGATGTTGGCTTTGATAATCTAAGTTATTTCATCACGGTATTTAAGAATCACAAAAATTGCACTCCATCTGCTTACAAGAAGCAATTCTATGAAGGTTTAAATATTCAAGCAGAAGGAACAGACATTCTGACAATCCACCGGATGTAA